In one Maniola jurtina chromosome 13, ilManJurt1.1, whole genome shotgun sequence genomic region, the following are encoded:
- the LOC123870807 gene encoding UDP-glycosyltransferase UGT5-like, whose product MTITNRAIIFTLFVLAFPVFRCARILVYVATPSISHQVVFRPLTQALAARGHEVTVVTPNPAFSKFNAPANLTEIDVHDVSYQNWEEIFIYHRGVKEDFVQEVILMFKKFALIFDAQLATPGVQEILSKDKSYFDVMLLESCNRPLLGLVEKFEAPVILISSLGAVPAQYAALGAPVHPLLYPSPGRQKLYNLSLLEKGIEIFNNVVLDYLISSAEDFDLSIIRKNFGDNVPGFEILAKRIVMMFLNEHPIWADNRPVPPNIIYIGGIHQPQEKDLPKDLEDYLNSSKHGVIYVSFGTNVLPSQLPPEKIEIMTKVFSQLPYDILWKYDKDFLPGQSKNIKLSNWLPQSDLLKHPKVKLFITQGGLQSTDEAINAAVPVIGIPMSGDQWYNIQKYVHHGIGLQLDIMTLTEKEFKETVNRVILDKSFKNNMIRLRAVMRERPIKPLDHAVWWTEHIIKYGGSHLRAPAAHMSWFEYYEVKLVLIVMSILITIITALFWTVKSVFKFIFNLYKINIKLKEH is encoded by the exons ATGACAATAACTAATAGGGctattatttttacgttattCGTGTTAGCGTTCCCTGTATTCAGATGTGCACGGATATTAGTATACGTGGCTACACCATCAATAAGCCACCAAGTGGTTTTTCGTCCCCTTACACAAGCATTGGCTGCACGCGGCCATGAAGTCACCGTTGTCACTCCTAATCcagcattttcaaaatttaacgcTCCAGCAAATCTGACAGAAATCGATGTCCATGACGTATCATACCAAAATTGGGAAGAAATATTTATCTACCACAGAGGGGTCAAAGAAGATTTCGTGCAGGAAGTGATATTGATGTTCAAAAAATTTGCACTTATCTTCGATGCACAACTAGCAACACCCGGTGTACAGGAGATTTTAAGCAAAGACAAAAGCTATTTCGATGTAATGCTGCTCGAATCCTGTAATCGCCCGCTCCTGGGGCTAGTTGAAAAATTTGAGGCACCGGTTATATTAATTAGCTCTCTGGGAGCAGTTCCAGCTCAATATGCTGCGTTAGGTGCACCTGTGCATCCGCTGTTGTATCCATCACCCGGACgacaaaaattatataatttatctcTACTTGAAAAGGGGATAGAGATTTTTAACAATGTCGTGTTAGATTACTTGATTTCAAGTGCTGAAGATTTTGATCTAAGTATAATTAGGAAGAATTTTGGTGACAATGTTCCCGGTTTTGAAATATTAGCTAAGAGAATTGTCATGATGTTTCTTAATGAACATCCGATTTGGGCAGATAATCGTCCCGTTCCTCCAAACATTATTTATATCGGCGGCATACATCAACCACAGGAAAAAGATCTTCCCAAG GACCTTGAGGACTATTTAAATTCTTCGAAGCACGGCGTTATATATGTTAGCTTCGGCACCAATGTTTTGCCATCTCAGCTTCCTccagaaaaaattgaaattatgaCAAAAGTTTTCTCTCAACTGCCTTATGATATTTTATGGAAATATGATAAAGATTTTCTCCCAGGCCAGTCAAAGaacataaaattatctaattggTTGCCTCAATCAGATCTTCTAA AACATCCCAAAGTCAAATTATTTATAACCCAAGGAGGTTTGCAATCAACGGACGAAGCTATTAATGCTGCTGTACCTGTAATTGGTATTCCAATGTCAGGTGACCAATGGTATAATATCCAGAAGTATGTCCATCACGGGATAGGCTTGCAACTAGATATAATGACACTGACCGAGAAAGAATTCAAGGAAACGGTCAACAGAGTAATTCTGGATAAGAG TTTCAAGAACAACATGATAAGACTAAGGGCAGTCATGAGAGAACGCCCGATAAAACCTTTGGACCATGCAGTGTGGTGGACGGAGCATATCATTAAGTATGGTGGAAGTCACCTAAGGGCACCAGCGGCTCACATGTCCTGGTTCGAATACTATGAAGTTAAACTGGTACTAATAGTGATGAGCATTCTAATAACAATCATAACAGCACTGTTTTGGACCGTGAAATCagtttttaaattcatattcaatttgtataaaattaacatCAAATTAAAGGAACATTAG